The genomic interval AAACGCATATTGCCAGGCAACTGGCCAGGGTCCTTGACGTGCCTCTCACCGTGGTCAACGCGACCGAATACACCGAGGCCGGCTACTACGGCAAAGACGTCGAGGTGATGGTGGCCGAGTTGCTATTCAAGACCGGCGGTGACGTGGAGAACACGGAGCGAGGCATCGTCTTCGTGGACGAGATCGACAAAATCGCGCGTCGCAGCCAGGGTGCCCGTACCGGCGCCGGGGCGCGTGACATCGGCGGCGAGGGTGTCCAGCAAGCGATCTTGAAACTGCTGGAGGCGAACGAGGTCTTCGTGCCGCTTAACGTGACGCAGCACTGGAACAAGCATGATTTCGTGCAGATCGACGTGTCCAACATCCTGTTTATTTGCGCCGGCACGTTTGCCGATTTGGGGCGCGGTCGCGGGAAGCAGCAGGTGGGGTTCACCAGCCCGGCGGGGCAGGGCGAACAGGGGAGGGTCGGCACGCGCGATCTGGAGGATTACGGCCTGCTGCCCGAGTTGTTGGGACGCCTGCCGATCGTGGTCGAACTCGGCGATCTGACCGACAACGAACTCGGCTTGATCCTCACCGACCCGCCGGACGCCATTTGGCGCGAGTACCAGGAGCTGTTTCGTCACGAGGACATCAAGCTGCAAATCACGCAGACGGGCCGCGAAGCCATTGTTCGCGAAACCCGCCGCCGCAAGATCGGCGCCCGCGGGCTGCGCGCCATCGTCGAAGACATCTTGGCCGAGTTGTCCTTCGAAGCGCCGGAACACGAGGGCGAAGTCGTGGTTGTCGACGGCGACTACGTACGGCGGCACGTATCATGACAGCCGACGTCACGCTGCGGCCGGCGGAAGCGGTCGACGCGGCGGCCTGTTTCGACC from Candidatus Lernaella stagnicola carries:
- the clpX gene encoding ATP-dependent Clp protease ATP-binding subunit ClpX; translation: MVERITKRTIMPPREIYALLDRYVIGQEAAKRAVAVAAYNHQKRVAAAPHSLIRKSNMLLIGPTGSGKTHIARQLARVLDVPLTVVNATEYTEAGYYGKDVEVMVAELLFKTGGDVENTERGIVFVDEIDKIARRSQGARTGAGARDIGGEGVQQAILKLLEANEVFVPLNVTQHWNKHDFVQIDVSNILFICAGTFADLGRGRGKQQVGFTSPAGQGEQGRVGTRDLEDYGLLPELLGRLPIVVELGDLTDNELGLILTDPPDAIWREYQELFRHEDIKLQITQTGREAIVRETRRRKIGARGLRAIVEDILAELSFEAPEHEGEVVVVDGDYVRRHVS